A part of Camelus ferus isolate YT-003-E chromosome 6, BCGSAC_Cfer_1.0, whole genome shotgun sequence genomic DNA contains:
- the NDRG2 gene encoding protein NDRG2 isoform X3 has product MAELQEVQITEEKPLLPGQTPEVAKEAELAARVLLDQGQTHSVETPYGSVTFTVYGTPKPKRPAILTYHDVGLNYKSCFQPLFQFGDMQEIIQNFVRVHVDAPGMEEGAPVFPLGYQYPSLDQLADMIPCILQYLNFSTIIGVGVGAGAYVLSRYALTHPDTVEGLVLINIDPNAKGWMDWAAHKLTGLTSSISEMILGHLFSQEELSGNSELIQKYRNIIAHAPNLDNIELYWNSYNNRRDLNFERGGDITLKCPVMLVVGDQAPHEDAVVECNSKLDPTQTSFLKMADSGGQPQLTQPGKLTEAFKYFLQGMGYMASSCMTRLSRSRTASLTSAASVDGNRSRSRTLSQSSESGTLPSGPPGHTMEVSC; this is encoded by the exons ATGGCGGAGCTGCAGGAAGTGCAGATCACGGAGGAGAAGCCGCTGTTGCCAGGGCAGACACCCGAGGTGGCCAAG gAGGCTGAATTAGCTGCCCGAGTCCTCCTAGACCAGGGACAG ACTCACTCTGTGGAGACACCGTATGGCTCTGTCACTTTTACTGTCTATGGCACCCCTAAACCCAAACGCCCAGCGATACTCACCTACCATGATGTGGGGCTCAACT ATAAATCCTGCTTCCAGCCGCTGTTTCAATTTGGGGATATGCAGGAAATCATTCAGAACTTCGTGCGGGTTCATGTGGACGCCCCTGGAATGGAAGAGGGTGCTCCCGTGTTCCCTCTGGG GTATCAGTACCCATCTCTGGACCAGCTTGCGGACATGATCCCTTGCATCCTGCAGTACCTAAA TTTCTCCACAATAATTGGAGTTGGTGTTGGAGCTGGGGCCTACGTCCTGTCGCGATATGCT CTTACCCACCCGGATACTGTTGAGGGTCTTGTCCTCATCAACATCGATCCCAATGCCAAGGGCTGGATGGACTGGGCGGCTCACAAG CTAACAGGCCTCACCTCTTCCATTTCGGAGATGATCCTTGGACATCTTTTCAGCCAG gaAGAGCTGTCTGGAAATTCCGAGTTAATACAAAAGTATAGAAATATCATCGCACATGCCCCCAACCTGGACAACATCGAACTGTATTGGAACAGCTACAACAA CCGCCGAGACCTGAACTTTGAGCGTGGAGGCGACATCACCCTCAA GTGCCCTGTGATGCTGGTGGTAGGAGACCAAGCACCCCATGAAGATGCAGTG GTGGAATGTAACTCAAAACTGGACCCCACTCAGACTTCCTTCCTCAAG ATGGCTGACTCCGGAGGTCAGCCCCAGCTGACTCAG CCAGGCAAGCTGACGGAGGCCTTCAAGTACTTCCTGCAGGGCATGGGCTACA TGGCCTCATCCTGTATGACTCGCCTGTCCCGGTCTCGCACAGCCTCCCTGACCAGTGCAGCATCCGTTGATGGCAACCGGTCCCGTTCTCGCACGCTGTCCCAGAGCAGCGAGTCTGGGACTCTCCCTTCAGGGCCCCCGGGGCACACCATGGAGGTCTCCTGTTGA
- the NDRG2 gene encoding protein NDRG2 isoform X1 translates to MAELQEVQITEEKPLLPGQTPEVAKTHSVETPYGSVTFTVYGTPKPKRPAILTYHDVGLNYKSCFQPLFQFGDMQEIIQNFVRVHVDAPGMEEGAPVFPLGYQYPSLDQLADMIPCILQYLNFSTIIGVGVGAGAYVLSRYALTHPDTVEGLVLINIDPNAKGWMDWAAHKLTGLTSSISEMILGHLFSQEELSGNSELIQKYRNIIAHAPNLDNIELYWNSYNNRRDLNFERGGDITLKCPVMLVVGDQAPHEDAVVECNSKLDPTQTSFLKMADSGGQPQLTQPGKLTEAFKYFLQGMGYMASSCMTRLSRSRTASLTSAASVDGNRSRSRTLSQSSESGTLPSGPPGHTMEVSC, encoded by the exons ATGGCGGAGCTGCAGGAAGTGCAGATCACGGAGGAGAAGCCGCTGTTGCCAGGGCAGACACCCGAGGTGGCCAAG ACTCACTCTGTGGAGACACCGTATGGCTCTGTCACTTTTACTGTCTATGGCACCCCTAAACCCAAACGCCCAGCGATACTCACCTACCATGATGTGGGGCTCAACT ATAAATCCTGCTTCCAGCCGCTGTTTCAATTTGGGGATATGCAGGAAATCATTCAGAACTTCGTGCGGGTTCATGTGGACGCCCCTGGAATGGAAGAGGGTGCTCCCGTGTTCCCTCTGGG GTATCAGTACCCATCTCTGGACCAGCTTGCGGACATGATCCCTTGCATCCTGCAGTACCTAAA TTTCTCCACAATAATTGGAGTTGGTGTTGGAGCTGGGGCCTACGTCCTGTCGCGATATGCT CTTACCCACCCGGATACTGTTGAGGGTCTTGTCCTCATCAACATCGATCCCAATGCCAAGGGCTGGATGGACTGGGCGGCTCACAAG CTAACAGGCCTCACCTCTTCCATTTCGGAGATGATCCTTGGACATCTTTTCAGCCAG gaAGAGCTGTCTGGAAATTCCGAGTTAATACAAAAGTATAGAAATATCATCGCACATGCCCCCAACCTGGACAACATCGAACTGTATTGGAACAGCTACAACAA CCGCCGAGACCTGAACTTTGAGCGTGGAGGCGACATCACCCTCAA GTGCCCTGTGATGCTGGTGGTAGGAGACCAAGCACCCCATGAAGATGCAGTG GTGGAATGTAACTCAAAACTGGACCCCACTCAGACTTCCTTCCTCAAG ATGGCTGACTCCGGAGGTCAGCCCCAGCTGACTCAG CCAGGCAAGCTGACGGAGGCCTTCAAGTACTTCCTGCAGGGCATGGGCTACA TGGCCTCATCCTGTATGACTCGCCTGTCCCGGTCTCGCACAGCCTCCCTGACCAGTGCAGCATCCGTTGATGGCAACCGGTCCCGTTCTCGCACGCTGTCCCAGAGCAGCGAGTCTGGGACTCTCCCTTCAGGGCCCCCGGGGCACACCATGGAGGTCTCCTGTTGA
- the NDRG2 gene encoding protein NDRG2 isoform X2, which translates to MAELQEVQITEEKPLLPGQTPEVAKTHSVETPYGSVTFTVYGTPKPKRPAILTYHDVGLNYKSCFQPLFQFGDMQEIIQNFVRVHVDAPGMEEGAPVFPLGYQYPSLDQLADMIPCILQYLNFSTIIGVGVGAGAYVLSRYALTHPDTVEGLVLINIDPNAKGWMDWAAHKLTGLTSSISEMILGHLFSQEELSGNSELIQKYRNIIAHAPNLDNIELYWNSYNNRRDLNFERGGDITLKCPVMLVVGDQAPHEDAVVECNSKLDPTQTSFLKPGKLTEAFKYFLQGMGYMASSCMTRLSRSRTASLTSAASVDGNRSRSRTLSQSSESGTLPSGPPGHTMEVSC; encoded by the exons ATGGCGGAGCTGCAGGAAGTGCAGATCACGGAGGAGAAGCCGCTGTTGCCAGGGCAGACACCCGAGGTGGCCAAG ACTCACTCTGTGGAGACACCGTATGGCTCTGTCACTTTTACTGTCTATGGCACCCCTAAACCCAAACGCCCAGCGATACTCACCTACCATGATGTGGGGCTCAACT ATAAATCCTGCTTCCAGCCGCTGTTTCAATTTGGGGATATGCAGGAAATCATTCAGAACTTCGTGCGGGTTCATGTGGACGCCCCTGGAATGGAAGAGGGTGCTCCCGTGTTCCCTCTGGG GTATCAGTACCCATCTCTGGACCAGCTTGCGGACATGATCCCTTGCATCCTGCAGTACCTAAA TTTCTCCACAATAATTGGAGTTGGTGTTGGAGCTGGGGCCTACGTCCTGTCGCGATATGCT CTTACCCACCCGGATACTGTTGAGGGTCTTGTCCTCATCAACATCGATCCCAATGCCAAGGGCTGGATGGACTGGGCGGCTCACAAG CTAACAGGCCTCACCTCTTCCATTTCGGAGATGATCCTTGGACATCTTTTCAGCCAG gaAGAGCTGTCTGGAAATTCCGAGTTAATACAAAAGTATAGAAATATCATCGCACATGCCCCCAACCTGGACAACATCGAACTGTATTGGAACAGCTACAACAA CCGCCGAGACCTGAACTTTGAGCGTGGAGGCGACATCACCCTCAA GTGCCCTGTGATGCTGGTGGTAGGAGACCAAGCACCCCATGAAGATGCAGTG GTGGAATGTAACTCAAAACTGGACCCCACTCAGACTTCCTTCCTCAAG CCAGGCAAGCTGACGGAGGCCTTCAAGTACTTCCTGCAGGGCATGGGCTACA TGGCCTCATCCTGTATGACTCGCCTGTCCCGGTCTCGCACAGCCTCCCTGACCAGTGCAGCATCCGTTGATGGCAACCGGTCCCGTTCTCGCACGCTGTCCCAGAGCAGCGAGTCTGGGACTCTCCCTTCAGGGCCCCCGGGGCACACCATGGAGGTCTCCTGTTGA
- the NDRG2 gene encoding protein NDRG2 isoform X4 codes for MAPLNPNAQRYSPTMMWGSTPLFQFGDMQEIIQNFVRVHVDAPGMEEGAPVFPLGYQYPSLDQLADMIPCILQYLNFSTIIGVGVGAGAYVLSRYALTHPDTVEGLVLINIDPNAKGWMDWAAHKLTGLTSSISEMILGHLFSQEELSGNSELIQKYRNIIAHAPNLDNIELYWNSYNNRRDLNFERGGDITLKCPVMLVVGDQAPHEDAVVECNSKLDPTQTSFLKMADSGGQPQLTQPGKLTEAFKYFLQGMGYMASSCMTRLSRSRTASLTSAASVDGNRSRSRTLSQSSESGTLPSGPPGHTMEVSC; via the exons ATGGCACCCCTAAACCCAAACGCCCAGCGATACTCACCTACCATGATGTGGGGCTCAACT CCGCTGTTTCAATTTGGGGATATGCAGGAAATCATTCAGAACTTCGTGCGGGTTCATGTGGACGCCCCTGGAATGGAAGAGGGTGCTCCCGTGTTCCCTCTGGG GTATCAGTACCCATCTCTGGACCAGCTTGCGGACATGATCCCTTGCATCCTGCAGTACCTAAA TTTCTCCACAATAATTGGAGTTGGTGTTGGAGCTGGGGCCTACGTCCTGTCGCGATATGCT CTTACCCACCCGGATACTGTTGAGGGTCTTGTCCTCATCAACATCGATCCCAATGCCAAGGGCTGGATGGACTGGGCGGCTCACAAG CTAACAGGCCTCACCTCTTCCATTTCGGAGATGATCCTTGGACATCTTTTCAGCCAG gaAGAGCTGTCTGGAAATTCCGAGTTAATACAAAAGTATAGAAATATCATCGCACATGCCCCCAACCTGGACAACATCGAACTGTATTGGAACAGCTACAACAA CCGCCGAGACCTGAACTTTGAGCGTGGAGGCGACATCACCCTCAA GTGCCCTGTGATGCTGGTGGTAGGAGACCAAGCACCCCATGAAGATGCAGTG GTGGAATGTAACTCAAAACTGGACCCCACTCAGACTTCCTTCCTCAAG ATGGCTGACTCCGGAGGTCAGCCCCAGCTGACTCAG CCAGGCAAGCTGACGGAGGCCTTCAAGTACTTCCTGCAGGGCATGGGCTACA TGGCCTCATCCTGTATGACTCGCCTGTCCCGGTCTCGCACAGCCTCCCTGACCAGTGCAGCATCCGTTGATGGCAACCGGTCCCGTTCTCGCACGCTGTCCCAGAGCAGCGAGTCTGGGACTCTCCCTTCAGGGCCCCCGGGGCACACCATGGAGGTCTCCTGTTGA